The DNA region ctgtgatgtcatagcccaaCCTGTAACCTCACACAGcccactctgtgctgtcacacagccccttgctaacatcccagctgctctgtgcctctatgacacagccacagaggtgctgctgtgacacagccccctctgggccatcccacagcccctgccagtgctgagcccctgtcagctctgtctgtgccctgctggtgtccctgaggggccctggcagtgccccagccctgctgggctgtgcacaggagctgctcctggccagagctgtctctctgcagcactgtccttgccaggagctgcctctgggccagcagcccggcccagctcagcagcacagacacagcacagggactttaATGACCCTCTGGGGTTTTGGTGCTCTTTGCATCAGACACAGACCCTCAGAGCGTGCtcaaaaaacttctcaagaactCAAAAAGTgattgaaacactgaagttttcTTGAAGGGGTAATGGGTCCCATTGAAGGACTAGACTGAGAAAGTGACCCCAGGTTCCAGGTAGAGCAGAGCACTGGTGGCAGTGATGACAGTTGGGGACAAGCAAgggaaaggtgtctctggtgctgagcaaacctgtgcctccatccctgcatgCTGTTGGCATCCCCCAGttgccccacctggctgggcccttcctttgctgacagctctgcctcctgcctgcctctgcctgcccacacaaagccttgaGCTTGATATCAAAAGGGTTAATTCAATTTTTACTGTGCCTGTGAActttcagcacaggaacaagGCATGCAGGAGCTGCTTACCCAGCAGGAATGGGTGGAAGAGTAGATGAAGACATCTGGCTCAAGAATGCAGTGATAGAAAAAGCAAGGACTGAATCTGGGAACTTGGAGTGGGTTTTATGGAAATGGGTAAATTTTAATATGCACATAGTGATTGTATATAAGCTATACACTAGTAGAATCACCTGTCCATGTAAGTAGTTATCACCCACTGCACCTCAGGCCTGAGTAAATGCTCTCTTAGACACCAAATTAGACTTATTCTGTTATTTTGGCCATTTGGTGACAGCAGAGGCTCACCGAACCAAGGATCCAGCTGTGACACTTGGAACCCCATGGAACAAAGGGTCTGTTGTGATGCAGTGgaaccccatggaaccaaaagTCCATTGTATCAGAGCAAGGCCTTATGGAACACAGGAGATCATTGCTGACAGTATGGGagctcatggaaccatgggtcattgtgacagtgtggggctgcatggaaccaagggtccattgtgacactgcagaacctTTTGGAATCAAGGTGGTCATGTTATTCTAtagaacctcatggaacaaaggatCCATGGTGATACTTCAGGACTCAGACTTTGTTGACAGAGTAGAAACTTATGGAATCAAATTTTGATTGTGACACAGtagggcttcatggaaccaagggtccattgtggcTCTGTAGGGTTgcacagaaccaaggagaccatttgGACATGTGGAGCCTCATGGAACCACCTGGCactgtggcacagcagggccacatgaAGCCAAGGGGCCATTGAGACACTgaggaacctcatggaaccaaagtCTACTGAGATGAagtggaacctcatggaaccaaaggtccattttTACACTGTGGAGCCCAGTGGAGCCAAtgggaccatggtgacactgtggtgctccatggaaccaaggggccgtTCTGATTCTGCTttgcctcatggaaccaaggggccactACAGCACTGCATGGCCTTGTCGAACTAAGGCAGCCTTGTTACACTGTGGGCCACcttggaaccaagggtccattgggATATtacagggcctcatggaaccacaGAGACCATTATGAGCCTTTGGAACCCATTGTAACCAAGGGCCATTGGGATattgcagggcctcatggaaccacaGAGACCATTATGACCCTTCAGAACCCATTGTTACCAAGGGACCATTGTAGCAGGGCAGGGCCTTATGGAATCAAGGGGACCacagtgacactgtggggcttcatggaacaaaggggccattgtgacaccatggaaccaaggagaccattcCTATGCTATGGGGcatcatggaaccatggagaccattgtgacacatGGGGCCTCGTTGAACCAAAGGAccatggtggcactgcagggcctcatggaaacaAGGGCACAATAGTGACATGTGGGGCTCTAAAGGACCAAGGGGGCATTCTTAAAGTGCAGAACCCaggaggccattgtgacactctggggcatCATGGAGTGgagggtccattgtgacacagaaTGGCTGCATGAAACCATGGAGGCCATTTTTATACTTTGAGGCCTTGTGTAGCCAAATGGCCGTCGTGACACTTTGcatccccatggaaccaaggagtccaCTATGTGACACTATGAGGCACTGTTGGGCCAAAGGACAATTGTGGCACTGTGTGGCACCCTGGAACCAAGGAGAAAATTGAGACACTACAGGATCCCATTGAACTAAGGATTCATGGAACAATGTGGGACTCAAGGAACTAAAGGTTCATtgtgacattgctgggcctcatggaataTTGTGACACTTCATTGTGAACCATGGGGCTTGGCAGGACCTTAtagaaccaaggacaccattttgaaactgaaatatactctattaaaaaaaatgcagagagaattgttttgtcctgttttcttttccagtttatAGATTGATGTCAGCAATATCCAATTGATATTGACCCCCAGCACCTTCTAATGCAgactaaataaatattaaaatcaagGCCCTTCATGGTTGACAATCAATAAGACTTTGTCCCCACGCCCTCCGAAccatttcccttctccaggcccTGGGACTTgtatggatcaggaatggtgtggccagcaggagcagggcagggattcttcccctgtgctgagcactggctgggcagcacctcaagtgctgtgtccagttctgggcccccaatttaggaaggacatggagaggctgggggggctggagcgtatccagagaagggcaaaaagGCTGTggaggggtctggaacacaagagCTTTGAGAagcggctgagggagctgggattgtttaaACTCGAGGAGAGGAGGCCCAGGGGAGACAAGgtggtgtcagggcacaggttggacttgatggtctccATGGCTTGTTCCACCCttgctgattctgtgattttctcaaagaacccttggagcagttgcaggaggagccctgggccttcttttcagaagctccagcagcccaggtccctcagcttctcctgccagccccaaagcccatcctgtcactcctgcagagcctctgcagctcctcctcactgcccagaacagggagccccagagccagacacagcatcccagatgtgcccccatggcctggggtgcctctggcaagggagcagcacgaggcactgcaggagcctgcagacaattcctgcagcacttgtaggatgatcctgctgcccaagggacgttcccatggagccaagtcaggaactgccatggggagtggggccagggaggaaagggcaaacaggtatgggctgtttgcaggggagggaacagAGGTCTGAATTTCTTCCAggaaagagtaaagaaagcaaaggtgaagccaaggaaatgctgagggcagtttgggggtggctgccaggcagccctggctctgagcaacagcatctgcagtggcacaggaaactcccagctgatgggaacaaactttctggctgactgcagaggccaggacaaagctgagtggtttccctggtgtcccccagcccttgctggccccaggggctgatggcatttgtgctccctcaggttcatgtccccacagcaacagcatgggggtgctccccctgctgtgtgcaatgcaaacaggggctgctgagccagtgctgccgtgtctgtgcttgcaaggatggggcaccactgtgagctgggggagaggccagggctgcagaggggggatgttgttggcagctccatcaggacgctctgggacactggcctgggctgtgcagcgcactggggatggatcagcccctgctctgctgctccttcccatctcccccagggcccttgcagagccccagccatgctgtttgcccccagcctgcccacagccagcctggggttGCTCACGGGGATTTTCTGTTGTGAGCATTGGCCTGGCCGTGTTCtggagagagcctgggcaaggagcctggagcccccagggcctggcctgaggcgtcagcgctgccccagcagtgcccatggcctgtccctgctgcagccctggcactgccacccccagggctgtgcccggccccgagagcactcaggccctgcagcaacaccagggccaccagggcagcgtggcagggccacagcagcagcactgacaacaccaagtgctgctgctgctgggcacagctgctgggccagcactgatctgcccccagctctgcacacagacattgctgctgcagctccagagaaggcaacaaaagggcatctccGGTGAGAACTTTCCTGGGAGATTCTTTAGTTCATTTTAAAGCCACTGAGAGCACAACCCCTCATTGAAACAGtctctgagcacagggaaagtagacagaaacaaaatgagaaatgcacAAGCAATGATACTTGTTTGTTGACTATATTGTAAAAGTAAGACACATAAAAAGAACGTCCAAAATGAAACCAACAAGGAGTATCAAAGATGACTTTCATTACAAATGATTAGCAAAAAATttccagcagtttaatgtttctgaaagcatccagtcatcagtttccacactgcagccttgagctcctggttcctcaggctgtagatgagggggttcaggactggaggcaccactgagtacagaactgacagggccagatccactgatggggaggagatggatggGCGCTTCAGGTAGGCAAATGTGCAAGTGCTGAGGAATAGGGAGAGCACaaccaggtgagggaggcaggtggaaaaggctttgtgccgtccctgctcagaggggattctcagcacagccctgaagatctgcacataggagaaaacaatgaacacaaaacagccaaGTCCTAAAcaggcactgacagcaatgagtCCAATTTCCCTGAGGAGGGATTTGGAggaggagagcttgaggatctgtgggatttcacagaagaactggcccagggcattgccacggtccaggggcagggaaaatgtattggctgtgtgcagcagtgaataGAGAAATACagtggcccaggcagctgctgccatgtgggcacaagctctcctgcccaggagggtcccatagtgcaggggtttgcagatggacacgtagcggtcgtagcacatgatggtcaggagagaaaactctgctgagatgaagaacataaagaaaaagagctgtgtgACACATCCTatgtaggagatgttcctggtgtcccagagggaattgtgcatggctttggggacagtggtgcagatcatgcccaggtcgctgagggccaggttgagcaggaagaagaacatgggcatgtgcaggtggtggccgcaggctacggcgctgatgatgaggccgttgcccaggagggcagccagggagatgcccagcaagaggcagaagtgcaggagctgcagctgccgcgtgtctgccaatgccagcaggaggaagtgactgatggagctgctgttggacatttgctgtggCTGGACATGGGGACCTGTTCATGGATAAAGGACAGTGAAGATTTATAAGAGATACCTGTAAGCAAAATCAAAGCCATTTCCCATACACCCTCCTCTGTAACACACACGTACTTGCTTCCCTGTTTCAGAGTTCTGAGGTTTTCTTTTGAAGCTGCCCCCATGTCTCTCCTGCTATTCTAGGATATCAGAAACCCTTAGCATGCCCTTGGTATAACAGAGTGAGTTCCCTGAGGCACGTGAATGAGTGGAGACTGTAGGGAGATGGTCACACTTGATTGTGATTTGAGTTTATCTTGGCTTTCTCTTTTCCTAAATGGAGGATATGCTCATTACTAAGTTTTTTGTAAAGATAACGTGATCTTTGCTGAGAGCAGATGGATCCACCACAGCCCAGTTCCACATTTTTAGCCAAGGGCTCTCTTTGCTCATTTCACCAACCTAACAGCATTTTCAGTGTCACAACACCTCTGCCTTTCCGCAGCAATCGTATAACTCAGAGATGCTCTAGGACAGGTTTGCACCCTGGATTGGAGCTCCCAGCTTGGGCTGAAATCTCAGAGACACTTCCAAGTGTCCTTATGATGGCTTTGGATGaagggagatgcagctccttccctggctgcactgacagcattgcccagaggtgggcactggggacagcgtcaccctgagccagctgtgccccctgccagagcccccagtgccgggcagctgctcccagccctgtgctctgcagagggaactgggcccggggctgcagagctgccccatggctctgctgcagctctgcctgcacaggaggggctgcacgccttggagccccggccctgagggcagaggcttggctggggcacagaagggagggggcttgttcagagggaggggctgcactggaggggatCCTGTGGGCATCTCTaaactctccctgccacagcattgctgggttttgttttctctcctttcctgatattctctctgcttcctgcagattttcttcctgcaggtgtttccctgtgcctgatctctccctgtcagcactcacagaccccaaatctctgtgcaCTCTCCTTGGCCTGACAGAACCCTGCCTGTTTTCAGGGCACTGGCTGGGGGCAGGTTCTGTTTCTAGCTTAGAGAAAAGATTGCTCAGACTGAGCCTGATGGGTCCAGCAAAGGTGATGCTGGTGCTTTCCAtgggcagagtggctgaaagCACATTAGGGATCGCCTGTGAACCTATTGATCACTAAAAGGAACAGTTTAGATCTCTCGGGAAATTGTGAAAATTCATAATTAATAATAAACCACTAATATttatccctccctccctgccatgcTCCAATAGTTGGAAACTGAATACCTAGCCTTTGTAAATTTCCTCATTTGTTATCAAAATCATTGTCTTGGAAATATTCTATGACTGTTTAGAACATCTCAGCATGTCAGAACTTCATGAGCATTTCACCTCCCCTGCACCAGAAATACTCAGAGTtgtactcacagggtctgtaggcaCTGGCATGTGccagctttaggagatggctccaaaatctgcagctgcattgtccttcagccagaggttcctgtgccaagggctggcagtgattctgccccaggcacttctcagcaccttcccagccctgactgattgaagctctctgtgcctctgtgctgtgcccagcgtggctgcaggcagagcctcagccctgctgggctggcagaagagctgctcattaagagaaatgtgcttttgaagctcttcttggttaccaggagctgcctctgtgccaggagcccagcccagctcagcagcacagacagagcacAAGAACgttaatgagcctctggggctttgtgctgaggccctgaacatcagtccctgagagggagctgaagaaacctctccagaactccaagtcagaatccaactccaaactttcttggacttttaatgggtcccactgaaggacacaactgagaaagtgtccccaggccccaagcagagcagagaactgcaggcagtgatggcaggtggggacaaagagaaggcaagtcttggtgccctggggcacagcagggtctgtgccaccaagggctgggagaagacaccttgtcctgaggcactggggcctcctggcacagccccagccaggctgggcactgtcagccccttgtcctgccctcagcatccccccctagcccacatcccagtggcctcaaggatctgctggaaggagtccctggggagccttgctcaaCAATGGCCCTGGGGGTTCCTGAATACTCCCAgagactgcaggtttttcaaaggactttgggtttggcttttgccttggagtctgtgagaggtttgtgcaatcatggcctccaattctctgctgtaattagtcccttCAGAGCCTTTGTCAATAATAACACTCAgtgggctcattaatgcttcaaggtacttcagttattttaaggtacttggtgtttcccttttgatactgACTCTGtcagaggtttgtgcaatcatggtCCCAATTTTCTGCCTTAAcgagtcccttgagagctttgtactgacactcagtggggctcattaatgctttgagATACTCAAGATTTTTAAGGTGCTTTATGGTtttaagaatacttttaggTACTTTTAAGGAGTTCCTTGCccacactgagtctctgagaggtttttgtgccattcTGACCTCcagttctctcctccaaggagtccatgaggagcctgtgttgggtatcttcccgctttctgttttacaacaaagaCAGAACTGaagaattttgtaagactttctaaaagcatcTAAACAAAGATGAGACAATTACCAATACAACAACAgctaagaaaattaaatgtcctGTTTTAGATTGACATCATCCAACCCTTTAGTCCATTGGattggaagagtttattgaaCCAGTCTTCgttttccacttgaagcttcttgaacCCTTCCTTCAGTATCtgaatgctcttgtggattgactcGCTGTGGATGGAGAGGTGTATGCAATGcatgccctcagagtctacacTGCCCATGTGTCCAGAGTAAAAACTCTATTGCTGTTCTGCAGGGTGGCATGTCTGATGGTCtctatgtctgagagcaggccactcaatgtgagggaggtagcattggtttgcttacttaacaggcacccaagatggtctgattgtcctaaagctttagctgcagccacccaaggtaGTCCAAATTGAGGGTGCTGCCATCCGATATCTGGATTAAAGTTTTCAAAGCCACctctttgatatcatccaaTACTTCTCTGAGGATACTTGCTGCTTGATCATCTGGTAGGCTAcgttgtccttctccagctagatgGTTGATTGTCAGTTCCGCTCTTGCCTCATTATTAGCATAGTCCTTGCTGTTAATTGATTATTAAATACTTCCATCCCTCTTCCCACAGGGTGTATTCTGTAGGTGACAACAACAtggtcataatatattttaaatcataggcGGTTAAGATACATGCTGTAAACATGGCCCTCATTAGGCCATTAAAACAAGGTTAAGTCCTTCCTCTGGTCTTTAGCTGCCCTAACAGATCCATGATATCCCCGTAAACCAATGGCTGATAGCTGGGATTCTGCCCCCTTCTTTCATAACATACGAGGGCAATGAGAAGTTTTGAGAATATTTGCCATTCTCCTTCATTAACTGCTTCTTTCCAGATCCTTTCCTAGGGATCTTCTGGGGTTGAGGGGTGAGGTTGCTGTGAGGAGTCCAAACTGTCTTCTGGGGAGGAAGAATAACTTGGAGGAGAAACATTTGGATTAGATATAGTGCGACTGTTGGGCTTAGTATCTGTGACCATGGGGGTTACATTTTTGCTGGAGGGTGAGGCAAAGGTCACTGTCATTTTGTCAGGTTTTGGGGAGGAAGGGCCTTGATTTAGGATGGCCTACTTCCGGGCTGGCCTTCTGGAGGCATGGCCCAGGGTGGAGGTGGAATGATTGACAGTGGGGACATGACCCGCAGTTGTGGGAACAGAATCTGGAGGTTCGTTCAGGGCGGAAGAGAAGGTTGTATAGCAGGAAGTTGAggagccaagatggagggagAATGGTTGGGCTCCCAAGCCACATTCAGGCTCCTTCCATCTTGAGTCTCAAGGGCATGATGCTCCAAGACAGCGTGGCCATTGCCATCTTGGACCATTGTGGAAGGTCTGAGAAAGGCAGGTTTGAGGGGAGGTCCTGAGTTTGGAGTGACTCAGGGTGGTGTGGAAGATGGGGAACATGTGGGATACAATGGGGTCCCTTTTGATCAAAAATTGTACAGTTTAACTCCCATTGAGTCCCAAAATTCAGTGGTatggatttcatcagaagaggcatctggaaaatttttaatgatccacctcataatttattttaatttgttctttgaaaatattatgtCCTGATCAGCGAGAATAAAGCATCCATATATGCTCCTTTCTACTTTGGACATCtggctgcccatttttctctttctctgcccTATGGGGAAGAGCCACCAGAACACCCCAAATGAATTATGGGAGGTGGGTGCATATTGTAAAAACACAGTGGCAAAATGGGCAATAAATGTCTtgcatttccccaaacccactTGCAATCCTATGCAGGTGAAACCGTCATTGTCCCTGCTGATCCTGGGCAAGGTCCCTTGAAGCAACGATGAATCTGCCAGGCCTGGCACAATTCAAAATTCTGGGGAGCACTGGCCTATCCATCAGCTAACCCCAGCTGACGTGACTGACACAGGGAGCCCTGAATGTCATGGTTTCAGTTCAGGCACCAAATGTCCCAATGAGGATGGCTGTGACAAACCTC from Melospiza georgiana isolate bMelGeo1 unplaced genomic scaffold, bMelGeo1.pri scaffold_29, whole genome shotgun sequence includes:
- the LOC131096478 gene encoding olfactory receptor 14J1-like, which encodes MSNSSSISHFLLLALADTRQLQLLHFCLLLGISLAALLGNGLIISAVACGHHLHMPMFFFLLNLALSDLGMICTTVPKAMHNSLWDTRNISYIGCVTQLFFFMFFISAEFSLLTIMCYDRYVSICKPLHYGTLLGRRACAHMAAAAWATVFLYSLLHTANTFSLPLDRGNALGQFFCEIPQILKLSSSKSLLREIGLIAVSACLGLGCFVFIVFSYVQIFRAVLRIPSEQGRHKAFSTCLPHLVVLSLFLSTCTFAYLKRPSISSPSVDLALSVLYSVVPPVLNPLIYSLRNQELKAAVWKLMTGCFQKH